One stretch of Micromonospora cremea DNA includes these proteins:
- a CDS encoding SMI1/KNR4 family protein, with translation MADQAATHADQVRVCQLLPRLPRDPKRPLSGGASDQELSDLALRLGTEIPEDLVAWLRMCNGDTTGPGGLFGARPGTDFLVP, from the coding sequence ATGGCGGACCAAGCAGCAACACATGCCGATCAAGTCCGCGTGTGTCAACTGTTGCCACGCCTGCCCCGCGATCCGAAACGACCGCTATCCGGCGGTGCCAGCGATCAGGAGCTGAGCGATCTCGCCCTCCGGCTCGGCACCGAAATTCCCGAGGATCTCGTCGCCTGGCTGCGAATGTGTAATGGCGACACGACTGGGCCCGGCGGATTGTTCGGGGCACGCCCGGGCACCGACTTCCTAGTGCCGTGA
- a CDS encoding DUF7336 domain-containing protein: protein MEVFLLWHVRHARWLDGRPTPHRDEVGELTWDEEDGDDLKILGVYSSQARAEDRIQRARELPGFRDEPDCFYINGCTVDQDEWNEGFVSILRADQAD from the coding sequence ATGGAGGTCTTCCTTCTCTGGCATGTCCGCCACGCCCGGTGGCTCGACGGGCGACCAACCCCGCATCGAGACGAAGTCGGCGAGCTCACCTGGGACGAGGAAGACGGCGACGATCTCAAGATTCTGGGGGTGTACTCGTCGCAGGCGCGAGCGGAGGACCGGATACAGCGGGCCAGGGAGCTACCGGGCTTCCGCGACGAGCCTGACTGCTTCTACATCAACGGCTGCACCGTCGACCAGGACGAGTGGAACGAGGGCTTTGTGTCCATCCTGCGCGCCGATCAAGCCGACTAG
- a CDS encoding tyrosine-type recombinase/integrase: MHDLRHACATFLLVSGASPRTVMKVLRHSQIGLTMNTYAHVLPEIERAAVDEAAKHLFG, encoded by the coding sequence CTGCACGACTTGCGGCACGCCTGCGCGACGTTCCTGCTCGTCTCCGGTGCCTCGCCTCGGACCGTGATGAAGGTGCTCAGGCACAGCCAGATCGGGCTGACGATGAACACCTACGCCCATGTCCTGCCGGAGATCGAGCGGGCCGCCGTGGACGAGGCCGCAAAGCACCTCTTCGGATGA
- a CDS encoding HEAT repeat domain-containing protein, protein MSLRSPDLLRHFWPNAGPHPQTAGRTASGSSYSLLPVWRRQRSWDAVDWSSVQHAYGQAVEVPDLLGRLRSRDREARRSAYQGLFDLLVHQGSRYEASAVATPFLVEIVADPKAPDRFAACQVLAAIAVGDESSWLIDRPDVAKARREVERQAHLTRAQLEQKQADWAAAGSTDHERRARARRNEFSDVESDRDAARWQIAAYDAARAGVPAYLAALASPETPVRLHAAHLLAWFPEERESIAPALAHLIGAEPQPMVTAAASVAAGLCGGADDPELVNALSARRGSDNRGERWSVVLGLARLVSRPDRPLIEELYACLFGAVGPVPYWPMLNGDMATFAALTIRDLDPAVAPDRVQTLVDRLNAPADDTDRYLLLRAALDTAFLTGPIADGTAFTDLDADQRTAVAGLQHSGILNDGAMVSMLLDAYNLPRDEAAMTRWCDSDSDHESGCAPGSQA, encoded by the coding sequence TTGTCGCTCCGCTCCCCCGATCTGCTGCGCCACTTCTGGCCGAATGCGGGTCCCCACCCTCAGACCGCGGGGCGGACGGCAAGCGGTTCAAGCTATAGCCTGCTGCCGGTGTGGCGACGACAGAGATCATGGGATGCGGTCGACTGGAGCTCGGTGCAGCACGCGTATGGGCAAGCGGTGGAGGTGCCTGACCTGCTGGGCCGGCTGCGCTCGCGCGACAGGGAGGCCCGCCGCAGTGCCTACCAGGGGCTGTTCGACCTCCTGGTGCACCAGGGCTCAAGGTACGAGGCAAGCGCAGTAGCGACGCCGTTCCTGGTCGAGATCGTCGCTGATCCCAAGGCACCGGACCGCTTCGCCGCCTGTCAAGTGCTGGCGGCCATCGCGGTAGGGGATGAAAGTTCTTGGCTGATCGACCGCCCTGACGTGGCGAAGGCGCGACGCGAGGTGGAGCGCCAGGCCCATCTCACCCGAGCTCAGTTGGAACAGAAGCAGGCCGATTGGGCGGCAGCGGGAAGTACTGACCACGAGCGCCGGGCCCGAGCGCGCCGCAACGAGTTCTCCGACGTGGAAAGCGACCGCGACGCCGCGCGCTGGCAGATCGCGGCGTACGACGCGGCGCGGGCCGGCGTGCCCGCGTACCTCGCCGCCCTGGCGTCTCCCGAGACCCCGGTACGGCTGCACGCCGCCCACCTGCTGGCCTGGTTCCCCGAAGAACGGGAGTCGATCGCGCCGGCCCTGGCCCACCTGATCGGCGCCGAACCGCAGCCCATGGTCACAGCGGCCGCCTCCGTGGCCGCGGGACTCTGCGGCGGCGCCGACGACCCTGAGCTGGTCAACGCGCTGTCAGCCCGCCGCGGCAGCGACAACCGGGGAGAGCGCTGGTCGGTGGTACTGGGGCTGGCACGTCTGGTGTCGCGCCCCGACCGGCCGCTGATCGAGGAGCTGTACGCCTGCCTGTTCGGAGCCGTCGGCCCGGTCCCGTACTGGCCGATGCTTAACGGTGACATGGCGACGTTCGCCGCACTCACCATCCGAGACCTCGACCCGGCAGTCGCCCCAGACCGGGTGCAAACCCTTGTCGACCGGCTGAACGCACCGGCTGACGACACCGATCGCTACCTGCTGCTGCGTGCCGCCCTCGACACCGCCTTCCTCACCGGCCCGATAGCGGACGGCACCGCCTTCACCGACCTGGACGCCGATCAGCGCACCGCCGTCGCCGGACTGCAGCACAGCGGAATCCTGAACGACGGCGCGATGGTCAGCATGCTCCTGGACGCCTACAACCTGCCCCGCGACGAGGCGGCGATGACCCGGTGGTGTGACAGCGACTCCGATCATGAGTCCGGCTGCGCCCCCGGTTCGCAGGCCTGA
- a CDS encoding SMI1/KNR4 family protein, with amino-acid sequence MDTSSFAAIFGPPSAVPVPVDWDAVESWLGLPLPGDYKSVASAYGPLDIGEFVWLHTPCVQEGRFDYATWLRDTHRHCRISSREAPPYEPPALHPAPGGLLAWGMTRSASYLFWETAASEDPDRWPVVVFHQDAVCQSVKPWHSYDMPLLDTLSAAVRTGLPLPGGGRIGPLPATARRTAFLNDAGPWTPPAPRPEVVPEAQRRAALTEGIGLEALSLLVPPPAAPYLGGGTWEELFEELGTRLPAEYVALMDRYGAGCWSKWLSFVTPLRTNGRGFAYHAAQALDGYRSLRADFPQYHPLPVWPEPGGFLPFANSIDGDQFGWLTEGDPDKWPLIVSPRHADQGPPLPSNLTDTLLEWLRGQFATEGLPRLDKLDDPLEFIDFEPWDDETYW; translated from the coding sequence GTGGATACGTCGTCCTTCGCCGCGATTTTCGGCCCGCCGTCGGCCGTCCCTGTCCCCGTCGACTGGGACGCGGTGGAGTCCTGGCTCGGTCTTCCCCTGCCCGGCGACTACAAGTCAGTGGCTTCCGCATACGGGCCGCTCGACATCGGTGAGTTCGTCTGGTTGCACACTCCCTGTGTCCAAGAGGGGCGTTTTGACTACGCCACCTGGCTGCGGGACACCCACCGACACTGCCGCATCTCCTCTCGGGAGGCCCCGCCGTATGAGCCTCCGGCTTTGCATCCCGCGCCTGGTGGCTTGCTCGCCTGGGGGATGACACGGTCGGCGAGCTACCTGTTCTGGGAGACCGCAGCGTCTGAAGATCCGGACCGGTGGCCTGTGGTTGTCTTCCATCAGGATGCCGTCTGCCAGAGCGTCAAGCCATGGCACAGCTACGACATGCCGTTGCTGGACACGCTGTCCGCAGCCGTTCGCACCGGGCTTCCGCTGCCCGGCGGCGGGAGGATTGGGCCGCTGCCGGCGACCGCGCGGCGGACAGCTTTCCTAAACGACGCCGGCCCATGGACCCCGCCCGCGCCCCGGCCGGAGGTGGTACCCGAGGCGCAGCGGCGGGCCGCGCTCACTGAGGGTATCGGGCTGGAGGCGCTGAGCCTGCTGGTGCCACCGCCTGCGGCTCCCTACCTCGGCGGCGGCACCTGGGAGGAACTGTTCGAGGAGCTAGGCACGCGGCTGCCCGCTGAGTACGTGGCTCTGATGGACCGCTACGGGGCCGGCTGCTGGTCGAAGTGGCTGAGCTTCGTCACGCCATTGCGGACCAATGGCCGCGGGTTCGCTTACCACGCCGCGCAGGCACTAGACGGGTACCGCAGCCTTCGCGCGGACTTTCCCCAGTACCACCCACTGCCTGTCTGGCCTGAACCTGGAGGCTTCCTACCCTTCGCGAACTCGATTGACGGCGATCAGTTTGGATGGCTGACCGAGGGGGACCCTGACAAGTGGCCGCTGATCGTCTCACCCCGTCATGCCGACCAAGGGCCGCCACTGCCTAGCAACCTGACGGACACCCTGTTGGAGTGGCTGCGTGGACAATTCGCCACGGAGGGACTTCCCCGCCTGGACAAACTCGACGATCCGCTGGAGTTTATCGATTTCGAGCCATGGGACGACGAAACGTACTGGTAA
- a CDS encoding IS630 family transposase: MGDGRGPKLALLALTAEERDVLQGWARRGKTAQALALRARIVLACADGLSNSEVSRQLGASLPTVGKWRKRFITQRLAGLQDEPRPGAPRKITDAQVEAVIVKTLEEAPSNRDSHWSTRSMAKAAGLNQTAVSRIWRAFGLKPHLVDTWKLSTDPLFIDKVRDVVGLYLDPPNKAMVLAVDEKSQMQALDRTAPMLPMMPGAPERRTHDYVRHGTTSLFTALDIATGKVIGQHQRRHRHQEFLRLLKTIDASTPPELDLHLICDNYATHKTPAIRTWLAAHPRFHLHFTPTSGSWLNLVERWFAELTNRKLRRCTHRSVKALEDDVNAWIAAWNDDPKPFVWTKTADQILDNLANYCARINKASNDSGH; this comes from the coding sequence GTGGGTGATGGTCGTGGTCCGAAGTTGGCGTTGCTGGCGTTGACCGCTGAGGAGCGGGACGTGTTGCAGGGCTGGGCTCGTCGTGGAAAGACGGCGCAGGCGTTGGCGTTACGGGCGCGGATCGTGTTGGCGTGCGCGGATGGCCTGTCCAACAGCGAGGTATCACGGCAGCTCGGGGCGTCGCTGCCGACGGTTGGTAAGTGGCGCAAGCGGTTCATCACGCAGCGACTGGCAGGGCTGCAGGACGAGCCTCGTCCTGGCGCGCCGCGGAAGATTACCGACGCGCAGGTCGAGGCGGTCATCGTCAAGACCCTCGAAGAGGCGCCGTCCAACCGGGATAGCCACTGGTCGACCCGGTCGATGGCGAAGGCGGCCGGGCTCAACCAGACGGCCGTGTCGCGGATCTGGCGGGCGTTCGGGCTCAAACCGCACCTGGTTGACACCTGGAAGCTGTCCACCGATCCGTTGTTCATCGACAAGGTTCGTGACGTGGTCGGGCTGTACCTCGATCCGCCGAACAAGGCGATGGTCCTCGCAGTCGACGAGAAATCCCAGATGCAGGCCCTCGATCGCACCGCGCCGATGCTGCCGATGATGCCGGGTGCGCCTGAGCGCCGCACCCACGACTACGTGCGGCACGGCACCACGAGCCTGTTCACCGCGCTGGACATCGCCACCGGCAAGGTGATCGGCCAGCACCAGCGTCGGCACCGCCATCAGGAGTTCCTGCGCTTGCTCAAGACCATCGACGCCAGCACGCCGCCCGAGTTGGACCTGCACCTGATCTGCGACAACTACGCCACCCACAAGACCCCGGCGATCCGCACCTGGCTGGCTGCACATCCCCGCTTCCACCTGCACTTCACACCAACCTCCGGCAGCTGGCTCAACCTGGTCGAACGCTGGTTCGCTGAACTGACCAACCGCAAGCTCCGCCGCTGCACGCACCGCAGCGTCAAAGCCCTCGAAGACGACGTCAACGCCTGGATCGCGGCATGGAACGACGACCCGAAACCCTTTGTCTGGACCAAAACCGCCGACCAGATCCTCGACAACCTCGCCAACTACTGCGCCCGGATCAATAAAGCTTCCAACGACTCAGGACACTAG
- a CDS encoding DUF4304 domain-containing protein, with the protein MGDVRATYRAMLRDDIAPALRALGFSSRYSLPDPESWALLGFQSSRFNTSESLTFTVNLCAVSRLVWESRRREQGHLPEKPSPRTFYGHFVWSCRLGHVMPVDKDVWWNLDEDAEAKGVASEVVAAISAYGLPSLRERL; encoded by the coding sequence GTGGGCGACGTGCGGGCTACCTATCGTGCGATGCTGCGCGACGATATTGCTCCCGCTCTACGCGCCCTCGGCTTCAGCTCGCGGTACAGCCTGCCGGACCCGGAGTCCTGGGCGTTGCTCGGGTTCCAATCCTCGCGGTTCAACACCAGCGAGTCCCTGACGTTCACCGTCAACCTCTGCGCCGTATCACGGCTCGTCTGGGAGTCGCGCAGGCGTGAGCAGGGCCACCTACCGGAGAAGCCGTCGCCGCGCACCTTCTACGGTCATTTCGTCTGGTCCTGTCGCCTGGGCCACGTGATGCCTGTGGACAAGGACGTCTGGTGGAACCTGGACGAGGATGCTGAGGCCAAGGGTGTTGCGAGCGAGGTCGTCGCCGCCATCAGCGCGTATGGCCTTCCAAGTCTGCGCGAACGGCTTTGA
- a CDS encoding transposase produces the protein MAAPKKYPDELRQRAVRLYRESDPKPVIKRLAEQLGVHPEALRNWIRQDEADRGEREDRPTTEVAEENRRLRKEVAELRRANEILKAASAYFAAELDPTRRRS, from the coding sequence GTGGCAGCACCGAAGAAGTACCCGGATGAGCTGCGGCAACGTGCCGTTCGGCTGTATCGGGAGTCGGATCCGAAGCCGGTGATCAAGCGGCTGGCCGAGCAGTTGGGTGTGCATCCGGAGGCGTTGCGGAACTGGATCCGGCAGGACGAGGCCGACCGTGGTGAGCGCGAGGACCGGCCGACGACCGAGGTGGCCGAGGAGAACCGGCGGCTGCGCAAGGAAGTCGCTGAGCTGCGGCGGGCGAACGAGATCCTGAAGGCGGCGAGCGCGTATTTCGCAGCGGAGCTCGACCCGACCCGGCGACGGTCATGA
- a CDS encoding IS3 family transposase: protein MRFIDEHRDQFAVALLLRVLSITASTYYGWLRQAEQPCDRDLVDRGLLSNIHEVWEASGRTYGADRVHQQLRRDGIRVGRKRVERLMAVQGWQGAFLRRGWRGGSTRQDPRATPAPDLVNRQFTAAVPNRLWVADATRIPTGEGVFWVAAVRDAFSNRIVGWKAGDRCNTELILGALEYGIWSRDVRDQELIHHSDRGSNLRFKESLQHRPVGLILGVRPGPLLAFSTPETCGADC from the coding sequence ATGAGGTTCATCGACGAACACCGTGACCAGTTCGCGGTCGCGCTCCTGCTACGGGTCCTGAGCATCACCGCCTCGACCTACTACGGCTGGCTGCGCCAGGCCGAGCAGCCCTGCGACCGGGACCTGGTCGACCGGGGCTTGTTGAGCAACATCCACGAGGTCTGGGAGGCCTCGGGTCGCACCTACGGCGCTGACCGTGTCCACCAGCAGCTACGCCGCGACGGCATTCGCGTCGGCCGTAAGCGGGTGGAGCGGTTGATGGCCGTGCAGGGTTGGCAGGGCGCGTTCCTGCGCCGAGGCTGGCGCGGCGGCTCCACCCGTCAGGACCCTCGGGCCACGCCGGCGCCGGATCTGGTGAACCGGCAGTTCACCGCGGCGGTGCCGAACCGGTTGTGGGTCGCTGACGCCACCCGCATCCCGACCGGTGAGGGCGTCTTCTGGGTCGCCGCCGTGCGAGACGCGTTCTCCAACCGGATCGTCGGCTGGAAGGCCGGCGACCGCTGCAACACCGAACTCATCCTCGGCGCCCTCGAATACGGCATCTGGTCCCGCGACGTACGTGACCAGGAGTTGATCCACCACAGCGACCGCGGGTCGAACCTTAGGTTCAAGGAGTCGTTGCAACACCGGCCTGTTGGATTGATCTTAGGTGTTCGTCCAGGGCCTCTGCTGGCGTTCTCCACTCCAGAGACTTGCGGGGCCGACTGTTGA
- a CDS encoding IS30 family transposase → MGRPPGWVTEVTGRPAMRSPGRPGVNEHREVRRQFWRRIAEGLSSEEAAAACGVSQPVGGRWFRQGGGMAPLSLVPPSGRYLSFAEREEVALLKAQGKGVREIARAVGRDASTISRELRRNAVTRGGSLDYRAVAAQWHAERRGRRPKTAKLAANQLLRDYVQKRLAGTITDVDGRPIPGPNVPWKGRRHGRRADRRWGTAWSPEQISRRLRVDFPDDESMRISHEAIYQSLYVQSRGALRRELTACLRTGRALRVPQARTRRRGKHFLSPEVMISQRPAEVTDRAVPGHWEGDLIIGLERSAIGTLVERSTRFTMLLHLPRMDGYGQQPVVKNGPPLAGHGAEAVRDAIADQITNLPEQLRRSLTWDQGAEMAQHVQLRLDIGLEVYFCDPHSPWQRGTNENTNGLLRQYFPKGTDLSRHSITDLEAIAAVLNSRPRKSLEWRTPAEALDEHLRSIQQAGVATTP, encoded by the coding sequence ATGGGTAGGCCACCAGGTTGGGTGACGGAGGTGACGGGCAGGCCAGCGATGCGATCGCCGGGCCGGCCGGGTGTGAACGAGCACCGGGAGGTGCGGCGGCAGTTCTGGCGTCGGATCGCCGAAGGTCTGTCGAGCGAGGAAGCTGCGGCGGCGTGTGGTGTGTCGCAGCCGGTGGGTGGGCGCTGGTTTCGTCAGGGTGGCGGTATGGCACCTTTGTCGCTGGTTCCGCCGTCGGGCCGGTATCTGTCCTTCGCCGAGCGTGAAGAGGTCGCGCTGCTCAAAGCACAAGGCAAGGGCGTGCGAGAGATCGCTCGAGCGGTAGGCCGTGACGCGTCGACGATTTCGCGAGAGCTGCGCCGCAACGCCGTGACTCGTGGCGGCAGCCTGGACTACCGTGCCGTGGCCGCGCAGTGGCATGCCGAGCGTCGTGGCCGTCGCCCGAAAACCGCGAAGCTGGCGGCGAACCAGCTGCTGCGCGACTACGTGCAGAAGCGGCTCGCCGGCACGATCACCGACGTTGATGGTCGGCCGATCCCGGGCCCGAACGTGCCGTGGAAGGGACGCCGGCACGGGCGTCGCGCAGATCGGCGATGGGGCACGGCCTGGAGCCCGGAACAGATCAGTCGGCGGTTGCGGGTGGACTTCCCGGATGATGAGTCGATGCGGATCTCGCACGAGGCGATCTATCAGTCGCTCTACGTTCAAAGCCGCGGTGCGCTGCGCCGTGAGCTGACGGCGTGCTTGCGCACCGGCCGGGCGTTACGGGTGCCGCAGGCGCGCACCCGTAGACGGGGCAAGCACTTCCTCAGCCCAGAGGTCATGATCAGCCAACGGCCGGCGGAGGTCACCGACCGGGCCGTGCCAGGCCATTGGGAGGGCGACCTGATCATCGGCCTGGAACGCTCGGCCATCGGCACGCTGGTCGAGCGCAGCACCCGGTTCACGATGCTTCTGCACCTGCCCCGCATGGATGGCTACGGTCAGCAGCCTGTGGTGAAGAACGGCCCGCCGCTGGCCGGGCACGGCGCCGAAGCGGTCCGAGACGCTATCGCCGACCAGATCACCAACCTGCCCGAGCAGCTACGCCGCTCGCTGACCTGGGACCAGGGAGCCGAGATGGCCCAACATGTCCAGCTGCGTCTGGACATCGGTCTCGAGGTCTACTTCTGCGACCCGCACAGTCCCTGGCAGCGCGGCACCAACGAGAACACCAACGGACTGCTGCGCCAGTACTTCCCTAAAGGCACCGACCTATCACGACACAGCATCACCGACCTCGAGGCCATCGCCGCCGTGCTCAACAGTCGGCCCCGCAAGTCTCTGGAGTGGAGAACGCCAGCAGAGGCCCTGGACGAACACCTAAGATCAATCCAACAGGCCGGTGTTGCAACGACTCCTTGA
- a CDS encoding IS3 family transposase: MLQRPLESANYTSIKFAERLSDNGILPSMGSVGDSYDNALMENFWSTLKIELVHRNSWRTRDEAENAIFAYIDGWYNSRRLQKDLGYLSPDEYETA; this comes from the coding sequence GTGTTGCAACGACCACTGGAATCCGCCAACTACACCTCGATCAAGTTCGCGGAACGCTTGTCAGACAACGGGATCCTGCCCTCAATGGGCTCGGTCGGCGACTCGTATGACAACGCGCTGATGGAGAACTTCTGGTCCACCTTGAAGATCGAACTCGTGCACCGGAACTCGTGGCGCACCCGCGATGAGGCCGAGAACGCGATCTTCGCCTACATCGACGGCTGGTACAACTCCCGCCGCCTTCAGAAAGACCTCGGCTACCTCAGCCCCGACGAGTACGAAACCGCCTGA
- a CDS encoding MFS transporter, whose product MRALVSARLGADFTKLWTASAVSNIGDGVTMAAGPLLVASVSDNPALIAGAVFAQQLPWLLFALISGAYVDRLDRRQLVVAVNLVRAVALAGLAATIATETVTVAIIYTVLFLLGSGETLADTAMSALLPSVVAPEKLPSANARLYASFTIGNQFVAKPLGAWLFVISAAAPFGLDAFTFAVAAALIGGIRPVPAPEKPQQRASLRGEIAAGVRWLWRHPLLRTLAVSMGLGNIAFGAAFAVFVLYCRQRLGLSDVGYGFLLTAFAVGGLFGTTVAAKLTQAFGSTTVLRAGLVIEVVTHLALAATTTPWVAAVIVVIFSIHATVWGITVASARQRIVPAQLRGRVGSVYALLDLGGAALGSLLGGLFASVWEITTPFWIASAMMTAITALAWQRLREATA is encoded by the coding sequence TTGCGTGCCCTTGTATCCGCGCGTCTGGGCGCGGACTTCACCAAACTGTGGACCGCCTCGGCGGTGTCCAACATCGGCGACGGCGTCACCATGGCCGCTGGCCCGTTATTGGTCGCCTCCGTCAGTGACAATCCGGCCCTCATCGCCGGAGCCGTCTTTGCCCAGCAGTTGCCCTGGCTGCTGTTCGCCCTGATCAGCGGCGCCTACGTCGACCGGCTCGACCGGCGCCAGCTGGTCGTAGCCGTCAACCTGGTACGCGCCGTCGCCCTAGCCGGGTTGGCGGCCACCATCGCGACCGAGACCGTCACCGTGGCCATCATCTACACGGTGCTCTTCCTCCTCGGTTCCGGAGAAACCCTCGCGGACACCGCCATGAGCGCGTTGCTCCCGTCTGTCGTCGCACCCGAGAAACTGCCCAGCGCCAACGCCCGGCTCTACGCCAGCTTCACCATCGGCAACCAGTTCGTTGCCAAGCCGCTGGGCGCCTGGTTGTTCGTCATTTCCGCCGCCGCGCCATTCGGGCTCGACGCGTTCACGTTCGCCGTGGCCGCGGCACTGATAGGCGGTATCCGGCCGGTTCCCGCACCAGAGAAGCCCCAGCAGCGGGCCTCGTTGCGTGGCGAGATCGCAGCCGGTGTGCGCTGGTTGTGGCGACACCCGCTGCTGCGGACCCTCGCCGTCAGCATGGGCCTGGGCAACATCGCATTCGGTGCCGCGTTCGCGGTGTTCGTCCTCTACTGCCGGCAGCGACTAGGTTTGTCCGACGTTGGCTACGGCTTCCTGCTGACCGCCTTCGCGGTCGGCGGCCTGTTTGGAACGACAGTCGCCGCCAAGCTCACTCAAGCCTTCGGAAGCACCACCGTGCTGCGTGCCGGCCTGGTCATCGAGGTCGTCACGCATCTGGCCCTGGCGGCCACGACGACACCCTGGGTGGCCGCGGTCATCGTGGTGATCTTCAGCATCCACGCCACAGTTTGGGGTATCACCGTCGCCTCCGCCCGACAGCGGATAGTGCCCGCACAACTGCGCGGTCGCGTCGGCAGCGTGTACGCGCTGCTGGATCTGGGCGGAGCCGCGCTCGGCTCTCTCCTCGGCGGACTGTTCGCCAGCGTCTGGGAGATCACCACACCGTTCTGGATCGCCAGCGCGATGATGACTGCGATCACCGCCCTCGCCTGGCAACGGTTGCGCGAAGCAACCGCCTAA
- a CDS encoding ASCH domain-containing protein has protein sequence MLEKIERRLVAAAEAVVRSPSTGDAHTVAAAAMDANGDIYSGVNVFHFTGGPCAELVVIGSAAAANAPPLITIVAVGDGDRGVIAPCGRCRQVMLDLHPDVFVIVPTGDGQLAAKPVRELLPFGYVARTGSTAPRVVYFHPRHYDTISSGLKTATVRFQDSVQTGPAVFVFDDGESIRRLDAVVEKVESRRLDHLTEEDAHHEALPDSDALRDAIKTQYPMLGDGDVVDVATFRLTAISAPDPDPRSSYPPAVSRCNPAGPRADLLVGQS, from the coding sequence GTGTTAGAGAAGATCGAGAGAAGGCTTGTAGCAGCGGCTGAGGCTGTGGTTCGCTCGCCGTCCACCGGCGACGCGCACACCGTCGCTGCTGCAGCAATGGACGCCAACGGCGATATTTACAGCGGCGTCAACGTTTTCCACTTCACCGGCGGCCCGTGCGCCGAGCTCGTAGTCATCGGGTCGGCAGCGGCAGCCAACGCCCCGCCACTCATCACGATCGTGGCGGTAGGTGACGGCGACCGAGGTGTCATCGCCCCCTGCGGTCGGTGCCGACAGGTAATGCTGGACCTGCACCCCGATGTCTTCGTCATCGTTCCAACGGGCGACGGGCAGTTGGCTGCGAAGCCGGTCCGGGAATTGCTGCCCTTTGGCTACGTTGCACGGACCGGCTCGACCGCACCTCGGGTCGTCTACTTTCATCCGAGGCACTACGACACCATTTCCTCCGGGTTGAAGACGGCGACGGTCCGATTCCAGGATTCTGTCCAAACTGGGCCCGCCGTGTTCGTATTTGACGACGGGGAGAGCATTCGACGCCTCGACGCGGTTGTTGAAAAGGTCGAATCCCGCCGCCTTGACCATCTCACCGAGGAGGACGCACATCACGAGGCGCTGCCCGACAGCGACGCCCTGCGCGACGCCATCAAAACCCAGTACCCCATGCTGGGCGACGGGGACGTGGTCGACGTCGCTACGTTCCGGCTGACAGCAATATCGGCCCCCGACCCCGACCCTCGGTCGAGCTACCCTCCAGCCGTAAGCCGTTGTAATCCCGCGGGTCCTAGGGCGGATCTCCTCGTCGGGCAGTCGTAG